A region of the Pochonia chlamydosporia 170 chromosome Unknown PCv3seq00023, whole genome shotgun sequence genome:
GCCGAATACATGAACGTACGATATATCAAGCTACGGTCCAGTGCTGTAATCGATCCGAATTATCGATCTCAGGGCCAGGATCGTTAAGATTTGATCGATAAGCCTATTAATCGATTAGATCGATATCGTTAAGGATTACTTAGTAAGCTCATACCAGTATCAAAGGTAAACTTCAAATTTATGAAACCTGTCTAACTGCTTAATCCATGTGTAAGATAAGGGAGCTTTTGAACTTTGAGGTGCAGATCTTATACTAATTTACTTGGGCCTTACATAACCGAGGGCTCTAACTTACGTGGGCAATGATTAGCTTCATGCTTACGTGAGGATTCTCAATCCTTAACGATCTCGAGATCGATAAATCTGAGATCGATAGCTAACGATCCGAGATCGATAAATCTGAGATCGATAGCTAACGATCTCGAGATCGATAAATCTGAGATCGATAGCTAACGATctcgatatcgatatcgatatcgttAAGTCTTAACGATCCAGGATCGTTTACAGCACTGAAGCTACCTGGCCATATAGAGGGCCCAAGAACTAAACACTGTCGGCAGCATGCTTGGAAGCCAACGTACGCCGCCGAGATCTACTTGTTCTTTGGGATGTTGATAtacatgtccatccatctcgAACCACACTTCAAGCATTATTGGAGCACTGCCCCAaccagtccagtccaccCAATTGCTAGATTCATGTCGAGAAATCGTTTTCAACTTCTCTACCGGCTGTTCTGCGTCTGGGATTCAATGGACCCTCCGCGAGGGGTTTTCAATAGGATCCACAATTGGAGCACCCACTTACAAGAAACATCAACTCAATACTGGAAGCCGGAGTCTGAGGTTAGCGTTGATGAGGCTATGGTGAGGTACACTGGGAAAAGCACCGAAACCGTGCATATTCCTTCAAAGCCCATACCAATTGGGTACAAGGTATGGGTGGTTGCTGACTCAGGATACATTCTTCGATGGTCCTTTCATGCAAAGGGTAGTGGCCCGGTCGGATACGATGCCTCTTTATCCAGGACTAGCTCCAACACAAGGAATTGTTATCGATCTCCTTAGTCGGCTGCCGGCTCCTCCATCCACAAGTCACGGCTATCACTGCTTTATGGACAATCTCTTTAGCACACCTGAGCTATTCGAGCTATTGAGGGGCCAAGGTACTGCTGCTACAGGTACTGCACGTCTTGGAAGGATTGATAGCCGCAAGATGGCGCAGCTAAAAGCTGAAGACAGATCCAAGGATTTTGTCGCTTGGGTCACTCTCTACGTAAGGAAGCATAAGACTAAAGAAGTTATGCAATTTGCTTTCAAGGACAACGCATTGGTACTTGCTATGAGTACGCGTTTTACTGGGTGGGAGCCTTCGATATGGAGACTACGTAGACAGCCCGGGAAAACGTCCACAAGTGCTAAAACTGCAAGAGTACCCTTCGAAGGCGAACCGACAAAGATGTTACAGATCCCTCGTCTTATTGATGAGTATAACCATCACATGAACGGCGTTGACAACGGCGACCAGTTGCGAGCCGACTTCGAGTCACCTAGGAGAATACAACGTGGTGGGCATCAAGCTTTAATGCACATGTTTCTCTTAGGTAGGCAGTTCCCCTATTTCAGTATCAATCTTATTTCTCACCTTTGTTTAACAACCGACCAGACGTAGCTGTCACGAATTCTTTTTTACTACAACGAGAAGGCTGGCCGAAAACGTCGAAGCTTAGATGCAAGGACCAAACGGCTTTCCGTCTAGCTTTGTGCAAggagctgcttctccagtACGGGAAACAAGTCGCTCTACACAACTCAGGCGTGCCATGTATTCCCGAGGCTATGCCCACACAAAATGCGGGCGAGATACACTCAAAAGTGCATCGAGCAAAACGTGGCTGGTGTGCTTGTTGCTCCTCGAAGCGGCAAAACTACGTACTTGGACGAGCACATGCATTACGTTCGAAAAGGATGTTCACAATGCGGCGTGCCACTTTGCGACGACTGTTGGAATATTTGGCACTCAAAGTGACTTGTATTTGTATGGATTTATCATGTATATGTATGTACCGGTGACCCACTTGTGTAAATTTTAGCGTTTCTGATTGGTTCCCTGCAAGCGAGATTGAGGTGGTTACAGTTTGGCACTCAAGGAGATAATTGCTTTTGACCAATATATTGCGTCCTTATCCCTTCGATAACTGCTTAACAGGagaggcaagccagggctTGCGcaaaagagccttgaggaacgaaacAAGAAGCCCTCCAATCACGCCCCGACAGCAACCAATTGCCTAGGGACCTGGGACTGTCTAATGGTCGAATGGGTTGTCGAGCGCAATCTATGCTTCTGAGAACCTGGGAATGAGAAGTTGTGTCATATTCGAGAAcatgaagttgatgtcatCAGCCCTTTTGTTGCAAGTACCGATGCCTATGCCTATGGTTGCTGAGTTTGTCAAATACAAGACAAAGGAAATTAAGGCATTGTGTCGCAAATACGGCGTGGTCTTTGAGAGGCAAAATGGAAACATATGTGTTAGTAATCCACCTGTGTAGTTATAAACATCTGCGGGATGGGATTCCGCACCTCAGAACAAGTTAAAGGAATATCAGAACCGTTCGTCAATCATTTTTCAGCACGTTAAGGGCGAAGTATTGAGAAATGCGCCTAGGTTAAGGCACATTCGTTCGAGGATTAGAGATGGCAGAATAAACGAGTATTATACCGTGTACCATGTTTCTTTCGGAATGGGGATAGGAAGGGCCGTAAACTTATTCTTCGATTACTGGAATTGGCAGCGCGGCACTTCGGGGTTAATATACTAGGACGGCGACGGGAATCTGGCCagggttgtgatgatgattgcttGGCGGGGTTCAGAGACCGAAGGGGAGAGGCTAACACGGCATGCAATCTCGACCCACCATGGGGGGTCCAGGTATCTCGTATGATTGAGATGAGATCGCGACCCGAGTTCCGGCGGATGGACCATGGCATTTCGGGTTGGGTCAATTTGGTCATTCATGTGTGTGTGGGATACTGGGTTCAGCCTAGGGCATCCTGGCAGCCTCTTAGGGGCCGGATGAAGTGAGGGGTTATGAAACATGATGCAACCATTGAAAAAGAATATCGTCCAATGGAGATGCAAATTTGCATTTGGGGGAATGTGAAATCGGGATACGGCTCAGAAATTCGTCAGAGAATCCAAGGGCAGGCTCTTGTACTTGCGTGGAGATCATGTTGTGCAGGGATTCTGGAAAGGAGGGATGCATCAAGAAGTGTGGGTGATGCCGGGCCGTGGGTTACCATGTGAGCGAGCATCAAAGGGTAGGTTGGAAGATTCACAAGTTCTGCACGCCCAAGGATGGGTAATGTGGGCGAGGAGTCTTTGTGTACTTCGGAGACAATGATGGTTACCATTGGTAGACAC
Encoded here:
- a CDS encoding transposase IS4 domain-containing protein; translated protein: MISFILNDPGSFTALKLPGHIEGPRTKHCRQHAWKPTYAAEIYLFFGMLIYMSIHLEPHFKHYWSTAPTSPVHPIARFMSRNRFQLLYRLFCVWDSMDPPRGVFNRIHNWSTHLQETSTQYWKPESEVSVDEAMVRYTGKSTETVHIPSKPIPIGYKVWVVADSGYILRWSFHAKGSGIVIDLLSRLPAPPSTSHGYHCFMDNLFSTPELFELLRGQGTAATGTARLGRIDSRKMAQLKAEDRSKDFVAWVTLYVRKHKTKEVMQFAFKDNALVLAMSTRFTGWEPSIWRLRRQPGKTSTSAKTARVPFEGEPTKMLQIPRLIDEYNHHMNGVDNGDQLRADFESPRRIQRGGHQYQSYFSPLFNNRPDVAVTNSFLLQREGWPKTSKLRCKDQTAFRLALCKELLLQYGKQVALHNSGVPCIPEAMPTQNAGEIHSKVHRAKRGWCACCSSKRQNYVLGRAHALRSKRMFTMRRATLRGKPGLAQKSLEERNKKPSNHAPTATNCLGTWDCLMVEWVVERNLCF